GGTCGTACACGTTGATCGAAACGACGGCGTCTGCGGGCAAGTAATACGCGAGTTGCGCGTCGGCGTAGCCGGCCACGAACGGGTTCGGGTAGGCGAAGAGGCGTAAATCGCCGTCCTCGGCGGCGACTACGCCGGTACCGCCGGCGAGGATGGTTAAAATTAACAGGTACTTCCGTTTACGATATTTATACACTTTCCCTATAATATAAACTACCACAAAACGCCGAATGTATCAATATC
This genomic interval from bacterium contains the following:
- a CDS encoding FlgD immunoglobulin-like domain containing protein; protein product: MVVYIIGKVYKYRKRKYLLILTILAGGTGVVAAEDGDLRLFAYPNPFVAGYADAQLAYYLPADAVVSINVYDLDGNHVRTLAERVDRPKGVYRGRERWDGRDDDGELVRAGPYLVVLDVRMGGEPYRDTFVAIVDR